Genomic segment of Limnohabitans sp. INBF002:
TTTCAACTGCGCTACGCCGAAGCAAACCCAATCACGCAGACCCTTCAGTGGAAAACCGCCAACCAAATGACCGCCATGTCGCAGGTGCTGGCAATAGAGGTGTGTCTGCGCGTCGCCAGCATCCACCCTGTCAACCAAACAAAGCCCAACCCCCGCCACACAGGCTGCCAAGGCGAAGCACTGGCAGCCGATGGTCGCGCACGACGCGTATTCCGCCGAGTCATGGCTCTGCGCAACCGCGAAGGTGTCATGCCGTGAAGCGCCAAACACATGGCAACGGCTTTGCCTTGCCCACCTTGATGGCGATGCTCGCACTCGCCAGCATCGCCACGCTGCTGGCCTTGCGTAACCTGTGGGTGAACGAGCAGTTGCTCAACGCCGAGTCAGACCAACTGCGCACCCAACACAAAGCCCAAGCCGTGTTGGCCACGGCCTTGGCTGACATCGTTGGCACCACAAATGCAACAAATGGCAGTGGTGAAGTGGCGCTCAACTTGCGCCACACCATGGGCAACACCACGCAAACACATGCCTTCTTTCCTGCCTCGATGTCTGAGTACGACACGCTGCGCCAGCGCCTAGGCCTCAGCCCATGCAGCGCGGGGATTTGCGCCCCCAATACGTTAGAGGTCAACGCCACCAAAGCAAGCTATTGGAAAACACAAACGGCCACAGCCGTGACCGTCAGCGCCAATGACACACCCGACGGCGAGAACACGGCTTGGTATTGGGTCGAAATTTTTCCGCAAGCCAACGCCAGCACCTTCGTCTATCGCATCACCGTACTCGCCAACGGCGTGACGTCCAGCAGTGCCGTGTTGCAAGCCATTTGGACGCGCGACACCTCCACCACAGGCCAGTGGCGCAGCTGGCACCTGCTGCACGACTGAACACACCATGACACACGCGCACCTGTCAAAGGGCTTCACCCTCATTGAGCTGCTCATCACGCTCGCCTGCATCGCCGCACTCACCAGCCTCGCATGGCCCAGTTACCAAAGTTTGATTTTGCGCAGCCAACGCGCCCAAGCGCGCGCATCGTTGTTGCAAGCTGCGCATTGGCTTGAACGCGCGGCCAGCGCGAATGGAAACTACCCCCCAGCCGCCGAAGTTCCCTCCAGCGTGCTGCACATTGAAGGCCAACGCTACACAATGCGCCTCAGCAGCACAGCACAAAGCTACACGCTCAGTGCCACGCCTTTGGGTGCGCAAACAACAGACCCCTGCGGCACTTTGACAGTCAACCACCTCGGCGTGCGCAGCGTGCAAGGTGTCAGCCAAACTGCGGCGCAGTGCTGGAGTCGATAGGCCTTCGCCATGGCCACATGAACTGCAGGTCTCGCCATTCATAATTGCGCCATGAGTTTTTCTGAGCACGACACCCCCCACATGACGAGCGCCTTGGCCCTGGCGCGCGAGGCTTTGTTCTTGACCTCGCCCAACCCCCGCGTGGGCTGCGTGATCGTAGGCGCGGACGGTTCAGTGCTGGGCAGCGGCCACACGCAACGTGCAGGCGAAGCCCACGCCGAAGTGATGGCCTTGCGCGATGCACAAGCCAAAAACAACGATGTCAAAGGCGCCACAGCGTATGTGACGCTAGAACCCTGCAGCCACCAAGGCCGCACCGGCCCCTGCTGCGACGCACTCATCCACGCTGGCTTGGGCCGTGTGGTGGTAGCCGAAGGTGACCCCAACCCACAAGTGGCAGGCCAAGGCGTGGCACGTTTGCGTGCCGCAGGCGTGCAAGTGGACGTGGGTTTACTAGCCAACGAAGCACACGAACTCAACATCGGT
This window contains:
- a CDS encoding type IV pilin protein; its protein translation is MTHAHLSKGFTLIELLITLACIAALTSLAWPSYQSLILRSQRAQARASLLQAAHWLERAASANGNYPPAAEVPSSVLHIEGQRYTMRLSSTAQSYTLSATPLGAQTTDPCGTLTVNHLGVRSVQGVSQTAAQCWSR